In one Watersipora subatra chromosome 6, tzWatSuba1.1, whole genome shotgun sequence genomic region, the following are encoded:
- the LOC137398429 gene encoding CARD- and ANK-domain containing inflammasome adapter protein-like, which yields MEDLLRRYVTDRKIEIPALKLSLESTQPDQLLRLLLTIKNDPYSAVMIAAEVGHTEACHLFLAPLKATADELLWMKETHGCTALHIALEKGESQCVEILLDTVSFGRKHEFVAEKNNFGATALTWAALWGREKSVELFCNNFCKHHRDSLLMIQDNNLSTALHYAAYRGETTALKVMLESVSLLTVFSLLAIKNRDGCTPLESAECTEKKEAADLLLRWQNQAVVEVLVVADEKISSLQIADKLKTQALTEAHQKLSSLQEQAEAQEEALNGARKQIITLQEQNERKLSALQKESRQKLLTLQEYTEQQAKGDPS from the exons ATGGAGGACTTGCTAAGGAGGTATGTAACagatagaaagatagagatTCCCGCATTGAAGCTGTCTCTGGAGAGCACCCAACCAGATCAGTTACTAAGACTCCTGCTAACCATAAAAAATGACCCATACTCAGCTGTGATGATAGCTGCAGAAGTTGGCCACACAGAAGCGTGTCATCTTTTTCTCGCACCTCTCAAAGCAACAGCAGACGAGTTGCTCTGGATGAAGGAGACTCATGGATGTACAGCTTTACACATTGCATTAGAAAAGGGAGAGAGTCAGTGTGTAGAAATACTGCTGGACACAGTCAGTTTTGGGAGAAAACATGAATTTGTTGctgaaaaaaataactttggtGCCACAGCATTAACATGGGCTGCACTGTGGGGACGGGAAAAGTCGGTAGAGTTATTTTGTAACAACTTCTGCAAACATCATCGAGACTCACTATTGATGATACAGGATAACAACCTTTCTACAGCACTACACTATGCGGCATACAGAGGAGAAACCACTGCTCTGAAGGTCATGCTAGAATCTGTGTCTCTGCTGACTGTTTTTTCTCTCCTTGCCATAAAAAATAGAGACGGGTGCACCCCTCTGGAGAGTGCTGAGTGTACAGAAAAGAAAGAGGCAGCAGATCTACTGCTGAGATGGCAGAATCAAGCAGTGGTGGAAG TTCTTGTTGTCGCTGATGAAAAGATAAGTAGTCTGCAAATAGCGGACAAGCTGAAGACTCAAG CCTTAACAGAAGCTCACCAGAAACTGTCATCTCTACAGGAGCAAGCTGAGGCACAGGAAGAAG CATTGAATGGGGCTCGAAAGCAAATCATAACACTACAAGAACAAAATGAACGGAAACTTTCAGCCTTACAGAAAGAAAGTCGGCAGAAATTATTGACTCTGCAAGAATACACTGAGCAACAGGCAAAAG gagacccgagttag